A genomic region of Xylanibacillus composti contains the following coding sequences:
- a CDS encoding CorA family divalent cation transporter, with the protein MRVRLVQHGIFTELDSPTRALQAPESGFYWIDASVEDLQELQMLFHLHDLAVENCLNEEEQRPKLEIYDENEQYFIVINSIRFDDEQIFLRALNIFLGRHYIITVTRQKINELRTIKPIMLTEKTNSADFLLYELIDLVVDNYFTVSDRFEARIEKLEALALHQT; encoded by the coding sequence ATGCGAGTTCGCCTTGTACAGCACGGGATTTTCACCGAGTTGGACTCGCCGACCAGAGCGCTGCAAGCGCCGGAAAGCGGCTTTTATTGGATTGACGCGTCTGTAGAAGACTTGCAAGAGCTGCAGATGCTGTTCCATCTTCACGATCTGGCCGTCGAGAACTGCCTTAACGAAGAAGAACAGCGGCCAAAGCTGGAAATCTATGATGAGAACGAACAGTACTTTATCGTAATTAACAGCATCCGATTTGACGATGAGCAAATATTTTTACGGGCTTTGAACATATTCCTGGGCAGGCATTATATCATTACTGTTACTAGACAAAAGATTAACGAGCTGCGTACAATCAAGCCGATTATGCTGACGGAAAAAACAAATTCCGCCGATTTCTTGCTTTACGAGCTTATCGATCTCGTCGTTGACAACTATTTCACAGTAAGTGACCGATTTGAAGCTAGAATCGAGAAGCTGGAAGCACTAGCCTTGCATCAAACC
- the mgtE gene encoding magnesium transporter: METNVQSIIPLIADTIKSKDKTRLLEVLDELQPYDRAEIYRSLPGKFRLPFVLLLPLPDVAIIVQELEHAYQEEIISVLGLEKASRMMAYMENDDLADLLSGLSMDRTQGFLTSMNQSESESVQSLLQYEPDTAGGIMTNRFVWIKDHYDVREAVDKVKSFANYAENIYYLYVLDDDKHLVGVVSYRDLVLADERDKISDIMYRRVISVPVDMDQEEVARTMERYDFIALPVVDGDNRLAGIVTVDDILDVVMEEANEDIGKLSATGKGIDFQTSAVQASAKRLPWLVLLLFLGLLSGSIMAGFQHTLEQVVALTFFMPMIAGMTGNTGTQSLAIVVRGLVTNDIDRKTLLRLISREFAVGLIIGVVCGLAVAGISYLWQGSGYLGFVVGLSLFLTLLIGTMTGTLIPLMLHRFRIDPAVASGPLITTLNDLFSLSVYFGLATMFLSKLS; the protein is encoded by the coding sequence ATGGAAACAAACGTACAATCAATCATCCCATTAATTGCAGATACCATCAAAAGCAAAGATAAAACACGGCTCCTCGAGGTGCTGGACGAGCTTCAGCCCTATGACCGCGCCGAAATATACAGGAGCCTGCCCGGCAAGTTCAGGCTGCCCTTTGTGCTGCTGCTTCCGCTCCCCGATGTGGCGATTATCGTTCAAGAGCTGGAACACGCCTATCAGGAGGAAATCATCTCCGTGCTTGGTTTGGAAAAGGCGTCGCGCATGATGGCGTACATGGAAAATGACGACCTGGCAGATCTGCTGTCCGGCCTCTCCATGGATCGTACACAAGGCTTTCTGACTTCCATGAACCAATCGGAATCGGAATCGGTTCAATCCCTTCTTCAATACGAGCCTGATACGGCCGGCGGCATCATGACGAACCGGTTCGTCTGGATTAAGGACCACTACGATGTTCGCGAAGCTGTAGACAAGGTGAAATCGTTCGCCAATTACGCTGAAAATATTTATTACCTGTATGTCTTGGATGACGACAAGCATCTTGTCGGCGTCGTCTCATACCGGGACTTGGTGCTCGCTGACGAGCGGGATAAAATCTCGGACATCATGTACAGGCGCGTCATTAGCGTGCCGGTGGATATGGACCAAGAGGAAGTTGCCCGTACTATGGAGCGCTACGACTTTATTGCCTTGCCTGTCGTGGACGGGGATAACAGGTTGGCCGGAATTGTAACGGTCGATGATATTCTGGATGTCGTCATGGAGGAAGCAAACGAGGATATCGGCAAGCTTTCTGCCACCGGCAAAGGAATAGACTTTCAAACCTCAGCCGTTCAGGCATCGGCCAAGCGTCTTCCGTGGCTGGTGCTTCTGCTGTTCCTCGGCTTGCTGTCCGGCAGCATTATGGCCGGCTTCCAGCATACCCTGGAACAGGTCGTAGCCCTTACGTTCTTCATGCCCATGATAGCGGGAATGACCGGGAACACGGGTACGCAGTCGCTTGCCATCGTCGTACGCGGGCTCGTTACCAATGATATCGATCGAAAGACGCTGCTCCGCTTGATAAGCCGGGAATTTGCCGTCGGCCTCATTATCGGCGTAGTGTGCGGACTGGCCGTTGCCGGCATCTCCTATCTCTGGCAAGGCAGCGGCTATCTGGGATTCGTCGTGGGACTCTCCTTGTTCCTGACCTTGCTGATCGGTACGATGACCGGAACCTTGATTCCGCTTATGCTCCACCGTTTTCGCATCGATCCCGCTGTTGCCTCCGGACCGCTCATTACGACATTGAACGATCTATTCTCCCTGAGCGTCTACTTCGGTCTGGCTACCATGTTTCTATCCAAGCTTTCATGA